ATGAAAGTAGTCCCTCTGTACTTCTGCTTCCCTCAGTAGTGACCGttgggtcttttttttaaaatgctctatatgcttcatacttgctttcattcaatggcattgtaaaaactattgatagaaatcATGTCGTAGTATTAGCAACAGATCTAAACTCGGAAATTATTCCTCGAAAAAactggagcaggaccacacctcaaccaTGCCTCTTCTGTCACTATAATAAGTATAAACCTATCATTCCCCTCCCGTTTTGTTCTCAGATTCTGCACGACACCCTCCCATCTTTTCTTTATCCTATTTCTTTTTTCCTACTATACATAAGGCTCTTAAGGGGGTGCCCAGCAGATCCCTGAATAAGCTCCCAAAAGCAGTAACAGTGAGAAGTTCAACATCAAATCACTAttccaattaaatcaataaatcattgtcaaaTTACATCATGTTGATGGTGGGGTCCTATCAGCTCCAGATACAAGAGCTGATAGAAGTTGTAGGACCTATTTTTACGATTTTACACTCATAGGGGTGGGAATGAATCAGGCTGTGTCCAACTACATTTTGCAAGTCAAGCGACACACAGTCTTGACGCCAAATGAGGGACAGGTTGCAAAGAGGCTGGATTTAGTCACTTAATTACACATAGGTATGTTTCGTGTGTTACAGGAATCAAACCAATCAGTGTCGACTTTTATTCCCTTAAAAAGCAGAGTGCACCTTGAAATATTGAGTATCGATCGTAGAATGAAGCTATACCTGCTATGCACTATGAAGGTACTATGAACTCGCTTATGTATATCCCTTTTTCTGCACCCTCTAAATAGCAGGAACATACTAGGCTAATAACTCAAGACTTTAGACCAGCTTTCTTGTGGTCGATGCTACAGTCGCTTGaagttaaatgaataaatgtcaCTGATTGAAAGAAAGTcaagttttgaaaatgtttacaaCTGTGTGTCTACGTTCAATATCCCCCTGCAGGTGCGAAAGGATCACACCGCTCCAATCTATGTCATCAACCTTCTGCTTTCTGACCTCATTCAGCTCAGCTGCATGATAGCTGATGTGGGATATTTTGTGTTTGATCTCATTTTAGTCTACTTTTACATCCACTCTCTGATGGCAAGTGTTGGCAACATGGTGTGTCTCTCCTTGGAAAGGTAGTTGTACATCAATATAGTGTTTATGAGGCTTCTGATACTGATAATTATGTTTCATTCTGCTGCTCCTTACATACTGTGTATCCATCTTGTATTATAGATACATGGCCATCGCCTGCCCACTGAAGAACTTCATGAATTCCATCAAGATTTCCGTCATGGTCTGTGTTATGGTGTGGGCCCTTCCTTTGATCTTTGTCCTTCCCCTACTTTCATGGTTGATTACCATGTAACTGTATCCATCTTTGGcattttcttcctccttccctgcccactgtttttatttttcctgggTGGAACCCTCAAAGTCCTCCCTATTTCCACTGCAGTCCCTTCCACTGAAAAACGACAAATTGTGGGAATTTTGGTCTTGGTGCTGCTCATTTACACCCTGCTGTTCCTGCCTTTCATCATTTGGTTCCTGGCAGACAGTGCTAGGAGAGGTTATTCTTTAATCCGCATTATTTTTATCTGGCTGGATGTTACCAGTTTTGAAACCCTGATTAGATTCTTAATTCAGTTGCGTCCTCTTGCAGACTtagttctgtgtgttttcatgagCAAAGGTACCATTGACAAACTTTTGGCCTCCTTGTCTTGCTGCAAAATGGATTGCAGTGATGTAAAAATATCGACAGTGTGAATGATGACAGTATGTAAATAGTCAATGACATTTATATAAAGAAAGAAGGGCAAAGAAGGAATaagacaaaaagaaatgaaagggaCGAGACAGACCTACATCTGCTGACATGACTACCAATAAGACAACTACTCGACAGCAGTGTcctttaaaaattagatttgtgtttttcttcactgCTTTCCTCATCAAACACTGTTTATTCAAGGTAAATAAGGGACAATATTCATGTAACTCAGCTTGATTCAAAAGAAGGTGGTTTCATTTGATGGCAGATGTACAAAGTGTCGAAGATGACAGTGTTGGTTGTTGTCATGTGCAAATCGCAATATACATTTTGAAACAATCTTAAGTGATTACTGTTGCAAACTGGAATTTCTGTCTGTGCTATGAGTATACTGGTTGCTGGGAATTTTTATCTGCCAGTCTGTTTATGAATGTTCGTTTAATGGCCCCCAGAGGACATCCTAAAAGGCCTCTTTTGCTCTTGTACTTTTCATTTGAGTTATTACAGTAATTAATAACGTATGCTAATACCATGTTTCATTTGTTTCgctctttgtattttttttctgttaggcACTAAACTACGTAATATTTGTTAgagtagttttattttgaatacattgtcaagataattttattttacGGGTTATTATTTAATCTTTTTCACAGTATAACCTACTGTATGTAATGTTGTAACTgaataaaaatctaataaagTTACAAAAAAATCTCTTTTGGACAAATCTGTCTTATTACCATAAATCCAAACTCTGCTGTTACCAGGTACCATGAAAAAAAGATGTATCTAATGATTTCATACACTCTTAAAGCCTCCTGtaaccaaaataaacaaaaacattctacctatgatatttatattcatatttacataccattatatatataaaaatagtaCAACTAAACTTTAATCTATTTTTGAAACATTACCAGTCAAGTTTTTGATAACGTTCTGACGCTAGGTTAAAGTGGGCGGggttaacttggatatttatgaCAAAATCaatatctaaccaatcataaatgaaacactgagacacgcccacacatgttcaacaaaactattGCTAAAACCGTCTCAGTTCCTGATGTCTCAGTGAACTCCTCTCTGCGTtgccttagctgttagcttgtttgctaaccacgtactgcctgtaatctgtctgtatatctgtctctctgctctttgcaccactGTGCTCGTGTGTGATGTCTCTGGCTGCACTTTCAtcggtgaagatgacagctcGAGTCATGCTTCTTTTTCCCTAACTGTGGTTGATTTGGAGAAACTTGGGGCCAGTTGAGTTGAGCTGCggccgagtggctaaagcagtccagCATATGCTccgctcatttccccaggaccacttCACTAACTATTCCCAGGGGAgcttcactaactatccccaaacagctcagagtttgaGGAGACGATAAATAGTGAGTGATAGTAAATGATAAaagttctgattctgaagtattttgtcaCTCAGCACTCGGAGACcgtttgaaatgaataattttcagattctggcgtttgtatgtctttagattcagagtcagacagcTCAAACAttcaggctgtgaactctctcttgacctgtcaatcaaagagttacctgccacgcccacacagtcctgagaagtggactgaactggaaaataagctttttttaaacagtgtttttcatagttatggatgtttattttcactcagatcttTGTTGATGCTTAATAACACATTACAATTTGATACTGTAAACTTTAATAGGAAAGTCAGTTTGGAATTTGagttaaggttaaaatatgtttatattatttatagcGTTACTATTTACATACAAGTTTATgtaagttattatttgtgtatgtaccatgttataattatttctacagcaTCGTCTAGTTGggaccaaaacatgttgaatgtacttctgtggttcTAATTACATTTACCTGGAGCTCGGTCATCCTAgcctctcattggttggttctgtgaTATGTGATGgagtgacaaggaagtgttgTTATGCCGATCCGGTGTGGCTAAAGTAAAGTGCTCTTGAGAAAGTTATCAGTCTCCATCCggctgtttcttattaatagaTTGATCCAACTACCACAAATCGAACCCTCATGTTACAATACtttatatgaattttaaatattccattcatgtttccagaggctttaagataATCTGGAGTCAGAACAGATAAGACAAAGACTCTTGCGGTCAAATTCCACCAactccatgtccggtccgtttCTGATCTGCCAttgcactggatctgataggtctatattctagtcaatgtgttaccttccactggatccattcCGTTGTGCTCCAGCTGCGTCTCtcatccagcaggtcggaaccctccggatcagagatgcaagaGTTCTTTTTTTGGCCAGATCCTGGAGCATACATTTGCTCAGAGAAgatcgagcgggacaggaagtttGGCACCACAACCAAATTAAAACCTGCAGTTaattttcagaggacgataaagacaacatggatgaggagagtagtcggataatccttgattcagtaattaccatggGAAAACCTACGTCACGttactccagctgtctggtggtACTGCTCCATGCTGCATCTTTGAAaagcaactggtgggtgttgatggactaGACAGCATGATAGATCCCTTCATGATTGGTATCATCAGAACAGCAGACTATTTACCATCAATACTCTGGCTAAAAACGTTGCTTTGTGATAAAGCTAATAGGGCTGGTTCAGgttttgaccagctcttagttatgctgctataggcttagactgacggGGTTATTTCTTAATGTGCagcaggtttctgcctgttaaagggagttTGAACTTGAATACCAGTCCCATTTGTCTTCTACCTCTAGAGAAATTAACCCCGTGTACAACCTTAAAGTGAATGAGTGTAAGATGTGCACAAGAGGCTACAGTACACATCCCTCCTACAACATCCTCCCACCACTCCTCACTTAGATGAAGGGCCAACTTTGTCTGCCAAGCCAGTCTAGTTTTGGTGTTGGACTGATCACAATGGTCAAGAATTGGGTTGTATATTTCTGAGACAATCcctttctttttaaacttaGGAGTGAAAAATTGTTCACAGAAATGTTGAGACAGCAAAGAAGGAAACTAGGGAAACACTGAGAAACAAAATGTCTCACTTGGAAGTATTGAAAGAAATGGTTTCTCGGCAAATTAGATTGGGTTGATAAGACAGCAAAGTTATGAAAGATACCATCTGAATACAGATCAAGAAGACATCTTATACCTTGGTTATGCCTTGACACAAGAGCAGTGTCAATACGGGAGGGAGGAAACAGATGATTGGTATATAATGGACCAAGAAGAGATGCAGTTCAATTTTGTAGAACAGCATGTTCTCTGTAAACACGTCACATGTAcctttttttcttgcatttcaCCCTTCAATTCATTGTGCTCTTTTCATATTGTATATTGTTTGTTGTATTGAGTGCTTTTATCATATTAAGTgcgtttttattattgttacatttgtgAGTTGACCTTGCATGTACTGAAAGGCTTCCATAAatacaatgtattattattattattattattattattattattattattatttttttttttttttttattatcattatcattatcaaaacTCATTCAAGTTGTATTGATGTAGCTTTCAAAGATTTATAATGATGTTCTTTCTTTGTCCTTTCTTATCCTTGAAATCTTCAAATGTAAATGTGTAGTACATAGAAAACATGAATGCAAATgattatgcaaacagctgaGCATGGTGCTACAGTCCAACGTGTTGCATTCAGTTTTTTTCACCTCTCTTCCTCctaatttacattttacacgAATAGTAGAGTATTTGACCTGTAATTGCATATCTAAAGGCTTGCAACAAACAAGTTCAAGAGGAATACACAAAAATGATCATTGAGGAGATAACAGCTGAACGATAAATTACCTCTGTGTTTGTAATCAAAACTATGACTGGTGACGATAGTTTTTTAGGGGTAGTAATCAGAAACCCAGAAGTTGAATCGTTATTCCTTCACAGTAAGTCAGTCTGTTTGGATAAGCAAAGTCAGAAGTCGGAGGGGAAAAGAGCTGAGTgttaaaagaaatgaagaaaatgtcaatattaagttatttattttcccCCATCAGTCAGCAGCCTTACATAACCATAGAGGTCCCAGCTTTTTCCTGCTATGTGACGGAAGACATCTGGGCTTTTGGATGGATGGCTCATCATGCGTCTTTATTTTACACAGCAAATGCATTACAAATGTTACCTCGAGACACTTTGAGCAGAGAACTACACTGTACTCTTCGTTCTATAAATTACAGAGACTGGACGtaaatccaccatgagaaaAATACTCATGTCTAAAGTACAGGTCACCTGCAATGTGTTAAGACCTGTCTGCCAACACATTTCAAAGCTtatacagacacaaacagatcGCACTCAAGCTCAATTGAACacattgtat
This genomic interval from Notolabrus celidotus isolate fNotCel1 chromosome 4, fNotCel1.pri, whole genome shotgun sequence contains the following:
- the LOC117811852 gene encoding LOW QUALITY PROTEIN: substance-P receptor-like (The sequence of the model RefSeq protein was modified relative to this genomic sequence to represent the inferred CDS: inserted 1 base in 1 codon) — its product is MENDITNTSLDGSHDYSNEGYSYYYWKILFYITYYSTCITICINLPLTLLAIYALYSLVRKDHTAPIYVINLLLSDLIQLSCMIADVGYFVFDLILVYFYIHSLMASVGNMVCLSLERYMAIACPLKNFMNSIKISVMVCVMVWALPLIFVLPLXFMVDYHVTVSIFGIFFLLPCPLFLFFLGGTLKVLPISTAVPSTEKRQIVGILVLVLLIYTLLFLPFIIWFLADSARRGYSLIRIIFIWLDVTSFETLIRFLIQLRPLADLVLCVFMSKGTIDKLLASLSCCKMDCSDVKISTV